From Burkholderia sp. WP9, a single genomic window includes:
- a CDS encoding TetR/AcrR family transcriptional regulator translates to METTPTVREQILDHAITLMMQRGYNGFSYRDLSELVGVKTSSIHYYYPSKDDLVLEAVNEYSKEVLAALHAIDAKLPANTKLSKYTRLFGKTLGDGDQICLCGMLASDIASLPENIREAIQAFFKANEKWLAQVLAQGAQERTLVVNGKPEAAARALYAAYQGSVLASRLFGTKARLEDVEASWKKSQ, encoded by the coding sequence ATGGAAACGACCCCGACAGTCCGCGAGCAGATTCTCGATCACGCCATCACGTTGATGATGCAGCGTGGCTACAACGGTTTCAGCTACCGCGATCTGTCCGAACTGGTCGGCGTCAAGACTTCGAGCATCCACTACTATTACCCGTCGAAAGACGATCTGGTGCTGGAGGCGGTCAACGAATACAGCAAGGAAGTGCTAGCTGCGCTGCACGCGATCGACGCCAAACTGCCGGCCAATACGAAGCTCAGCAAGTACACCCGGCTGTTTGGCAAAACACTCGGCGACGGCGACCAGATTTGTCTGTGCGGCATGCTGGCATCGGATATCGCGTCGTTGCCGGAGAACATTCGTGAGGCGATACAGGCGTTTTTCAAAGCCAACGAAAAGTGGCTGGCGCAAGTGCTCGCACAAGGCGCGCAGGAGCGCACGCTCGTAGTGAACGGCAAGCCCGAGGCCGCCGCGCGTGCGCTGTACGCCGCGTATCAAGGCAGTGTGCTAGCAAGCCGTTTGTTCGGAACGAAGGCCCGGCTGGAAGATGTAGAAGCATCGTGGAAGAAATCGCAGTAG
- a CDS encoding extracellular solute-binding protein — MHIMFAADEKRVCKRFFQSRIGVFARAYLLCRSVCLGLLTFLPGVVFSVGLCAAAPVKADDNVLRVLAWPGYADADVVKRFEARYKARVEVTLVDSDEALWAQMHAKGTPPFDVLAANTAEIQRYTEANLLAPLDLARLPNTRKQLPRFQALASIGGITSGGKAYAIPFTYSSMGLIYDRKQVAVAPRSMRELWNPRYRGKVLDFNSAQHNFSFTALALGYSHPFQLDAAHMRTIAHKLVDLRRNLLTYYTLPEEATAFFIQHKVALMFGNYGTQQVELLRRAGADVGYVIPDEGALAWLDCWSMTRAAADQPLALAWINYMLEPDVSALLTQRQGLANTLTAPVENSDNARIVWIGPVENTQRREDLWARIVSGDRSERF, encoded by the coding sequence ATGCACATAATGTTTGCGGCAGATGAAAAGCGCGTTTGTAAACGATTCTTTCAATCACGAATCGGCGTGTTTGCGCGCGCCTATTTATTGTGTCGCAGCGTTTGTCTGGGACTTTTGACATTTCTACCCGGCGTGGTTTTTTCCGTCGGCCTTTGTGCGGCCGCGCCGGTTAAAGCCGACGACAACGTCCTGCGCGTGCTCGCGTGGCCAGGCTACGCTGACGCCGACGTGGTGAAGCGTTTCGAGGCGCGTTACAAGGCCCGCGTCGAAGTCACGCTGGTCGATTCCGACGAGGCGCTATGGGCGCAGATGCATGCGAAAGGGACGCCGCCCTTCGACGTGCTCGCCGCCAATACCGCCGAAATCCAGCGCTATACCGAGGCGAATCTTTTGGCGCCGCTCGACCTCGCCAGGTTGCCGAACACCAGAAAACAATTGCCGCGCTTTCAGGCGCTTGCCTCGATTGGCGGCATCACGTCGGGCGGCAAGGCATACGCCATTCCGTTCACGTACTCGTCGATGGGCTTGATCTACGACCGCAAGCAGGTCGCCGTGGCGCCGCGCTCCATGCGCGAATTGTGGAATCCGCGTTACCGCGGCAAGGTGCTCGACTTCAACAGTGCGCAGCACAATTTCTCGTTCACTGCGTTGGCGCTGGGCTATTCCCATCCCTTTCAACTCGATGCCGCGCACATGCGCACGATCGCTCACAAGCTCGTCGATCTGCGCCGCAATCTGTTGACCTATTACACGTTGCCCGAGGAGGCGACCGCGTTTTTCATCCAGCATAAGGTTGCGTTGATGTTCGGCAACTACGGCACCCAGCAGGTCGAGTTGCTGCGCCGGGCGGGCGCCGACGTGGGCTATGTGATTCCCGACGAGGGCGCGCTCGCATGGCTGGATTGCTGGTCGATGACACGTGCGGCGGCCGATCAGCCGCTTGCGCTCGCGTGGATCAATTACATGCTCGAACCGGACGTCAGCGCATTGCTGACACAACGCCAGGGGCTCGCCAATACGTTGACGGCGCCCGTGGAAAACAGCGATAACGCGCGTATCGTGTGGATCGGTCCGGTGGAAAATACTCAGCGGCGCGAGGACCTGTGGGCCAGAATCGTGTCCGGGGACCGGTCGGAGCGTTTTTGA
- a CDS encoding alpha-D-ribose 1-methylphosphonate 5-triphosphate diphosphatase, which produces MLIRNARIVTRDEVFTGVVRAEDGVIREVERGTTAAREAEDWDGDYLLPGLIELHTDNLEKHLAPRPGVQWNTDAAFVIHDAQVAAAGITTVFDALAIGSRTNVGLRGRDLQTQCAEALTRFSERKLLRAEHFLHLRCEIATADVVDVFDSLCAHPLLRLASVMDHTPGQRQWHDREQWRRFQERNGKLSDEHVATALTELSVEQARYADAHRREIVARCNRLGIPVASHDDTLIEHVEQAKAEGIVLAEFPTTRIAAEAAREHGISTIMGAPNIVRGGSHSGNVSALELARADLLDILSSDYVPSSLMTAVFELVDQAGWTLPRAMATVSAEPARTAGLHDRGAIEPGLRADFVRVTMLDRLPVPRATYRGGARIV; this is translated from the coding sequence ATGTTGATCAGGAACGCTCGCATCGTGACGCGAGACGAAGTATTCACCGGTGTGGTTCGCGCCGAAGACGGCGTGATCCGCGAAGTCGAGCGCGGCACGACCGCGGCGCGCGAAGCCGAAGATTGGGACGGCGACTATCTGTTGCCCGGCCTGATCGAACTGCACACGGACAACCTCGAGAAGCATCTCGCGCCGCGTCCGGGCGTGCAATGGAATACCGATGCGGCCTTCGTGATTCACGACGCCCAGGTGGCCGCGGCCGGCATCACCACCGTATTCGATGCGCTCGCCATCGGTTCGCGCACGAACGTGGGATTGCGGGGCCGCGATCTGCAAACGCAATGCGCCGAAGCGCTCACGCGCTTCTCCGAGCGCAAGCTGCTGCGCGCCGAACACTTTCTGCATCTGCGCTGCGAAATCGCCACCGCCGACGTGGTGGACGTGTTCGATTCGTTGTGCGCGCATCCGTTGCTGCGGCTCGCCTCGGTAATGGATCACACGCCCGGTCAGCGTCAGTGGCACGACCGCGAACAATGGCGCCGCTTTCAGGAACGCAACGGCAAACTGAGCGACGAACACGTGGCGACCGCGCTCACCGAACTCTCGGTCGAACAGGCACGGTACGCCGACGCGCACCGCCGCGAGATCGTGGCGCGCTGCAACCGGCTCGGCATTCCGGTGGCAAGCCACGACGACACGCTGATCGAACACGTCGAACAGGCCAAAGCCGAAGGCATCGTGCTCGCGGAGTTTCCGACCACCCGCATCGCCGCCGAAGCCGCGCGCGAGCACGGCATTTCGACCATCATGGGCGCGCCGAATATCGTGCGCGGCGGCTCGCATTCGGGCAACGTGTCGGCGCTCGAACTGGCACGAGCGGACCTGCTCGACATCCTGTCGTCGGATTATGTGCCGTCGAGCCTGATGACCGCCGTGTTCGAACTGGTCGACCAGGCCGGCTGGACGTTGCCGCGCGCAATGGCGACCGTCTCCGCCGAACCGGCGCGCACCGCCGGTTTGCACGACCGAGGCGCGATCGAACCGGGCTTGCGCGCTGACTTCGTGCGCGTAACCATGCTCGACAGGCTGCCGGTGCCGCGCGCTACATATCGCGGCGGCGCACGGATCGTTTGA
- the phnK gene encoding phosphonate C-P lyase system protein PhnK: MTPLLTARSLTKQYGGRNGCRNVSFDLYPGEVLCIVGESGSGKTTLLNTLALKTAADSGSLHYTATHGDQLDLLALSEPRRRLLMRTEWGFVQQNPRDGLRSGVSAGANIGEPLMAVGARHYGDIRYAATQWMERVELDSSRIDEFPAAFSGGMQQRLQIARNLVTGPRLVFMDEPTAGLDVSVQARLLDLLRTLTSTLHLSVLIVTHDIGVARLLAHRLMVMQGGEVVEAGLTDQVLDDPQHPYTQTLVSSVLPV; the protein is encoded by the coding sequence ATGACGCCGCTCCTCACCGCCCGCTCGCTCACCAAACAATACGGCGGCCGCAATGGCTGCAGGAACGTCAGCTTCGACCTGTATCCGGGCGAAGTGCTGTGCATTGTCGGCGAATCAGGTTCGGGCAAGACCACGCTGCTGAACACGCTCGCGCTCAAGACCGCGGCCGACAGCGGCTCGCTTCACTACACGGCTACTCACGGCGACCAGCTCGATCTGCTCGCCTTGTCCGAACCACGCCGCCGTTTGCTGATGCGCACCGAATGGGGTTTCGTTCAGCAGAATCCGCGCGACGGACTGCGCAGCGGCGTCTCGGCCGGCGCGAACATCGGCGAGCCGTTGATGGCTGTCGGCGCGCGCCACTATGGGGATATCCGCTACGCGGCCACGCAGTGGATGGAGCGCGTCGAACTCGATTCCTCACGCATCGACGAATTTCCGGCGGCGTTTTCGGGCGGCATGCAGCAGCGTTTGCAGATTGCGCGCAATCTCGTCACCGGTCCAAGGCTCGTCTTCATGGACGAACCGACCGCCGGCCTCGACGTATCGGTGCAGGCGCGCCTGCTCGATCTGCTGCGCACGCTGACGTCGACGCTGCATCTGTCGGTGCTGATCGTCACGCACGATATCGGCGTCGCGCGTTTGCTCGCGCACCGGCTGATGGTCATGCAAGGCGGCGAAGTGGTCGAGGCGGGACTGACCGACCAGGTGCTCGACGATCCGCAGCACCCGTACACGCAAACGCTGGTTTCCTCGGTTCTGCCGGTTTGA
- a CDS encoding succinylglutamate desuccinylase/aspartoacylase family protein yields MQTQTHPLIAPTLGTARNLTSFHYGPGGGQKIYIQSSLHADELPGMLVSWALRRKLTALEAAGKIRGEVVIVPVANPIGLNQHFLGHLTGRFETNTAQNFNRNFHDLSALVQPVIESRLTDNLDANRTAIRTAMREALDAQTPQTELESQRLALQKLSYDADVVLDLHCDWEAAMHLYTNPDLWPEVEPLACYLDAKASLLALNSVGNPFDEIHSFCWSDLRGRYGDRFPIPNGSISVTIELRGQREVSYEYAEHDAQAIIEYLTSRGVIDGTAAALPPLEFAATPLAGAEPIVAPISGVLVYRCEVGTWVDVGHEIADIVDPLTEQVVTLKSSVAGVLYARHLTRFATAGLEFARIAGAKAFRSGSLLSN; encoded by the coding sequence ATGCAAACCCAAACCCATCCGCTGATTGCTCCGACGCTCGGCACCGCCCGCAACCTGACGAGTTTCCACTACGGTCCGGGCGGCGGCCAGAAGATTTACATCCAGTCGTCGCTGCATGCCGACGAGCTGCCCGGCATGCTGGTCTCGTGGGCACTGCGCCGCAAGCTGACGGCGCTGGAAGCGGCCGGCAAGATTCGCGGCGAAGTCGTGATCGTGCCGGTGGCCAATCCGATCGGCCTGAATCAGCACTTTCTCGGCCATCTGACCGGGCGTTTCGAAACCAACACGGCCCAGAACTTCAACCGCAATTTCCACGATCTGTCGGCGCTGGTGCAGCCGGTGATCGAGTCGCGCCTGACCGACAATCTCGACGCAAACCGCACGGCGATCCGCACGGCCATGCGCGAGGCGCTCGACGCGCAAACGCCGCAGACCGAACTCGAATCGCAGCGCCTCGCGCTGCAAAAGCTTTCATACGACGCCGACGTCGTGCTCGATCTGCATTGCGACTGGGAAGCGGCGATGCACCTCTACACGAACCCGGACCTGTGGCCGGAAGTCGAGCCGCTCGCCTGCTACCTGGACGCCAAGGCATCGCTGCTCGCGCTCAATTCGGTGGGCAATCCGTTCGACGAAATTCACAGCTTCTGCTGGTCGGATCTGCGTGGCCGCTACGGCGACCGCTTCCCGATTCCGAACGGGTCGATCTCGGTCACGATCGAACTGCGCGGCCAGCGCGAAGTGTCGTACGAGTACGCCGAGCATGATGCGCAGGCGATCATCGAATACCTGACCTCGCGTGGCGTGATCGACGGCACGGCTGCCGCGCTGCCGCCGCTCGAATTCGCCGCCACGCCGCTCGCCGGCGCCGAGCCGATCGTCGCACCGATCAGCGGCGTGCTGGTGTATCGCTGTGAAGTCGGCACCTGGGTCGACGTGGGTCATGAGATCGCCGATATCGTCGATCCGCTGACGGAGCAAGTCGTCACGCTCAAGAGCAGCGTGGCCGGCGTGCTGTACGCACGGCATTTGACGCGCTTTGCGACGGCCGGTCTGGAATTCGCGCGCATTGCCGGTGCGAAGGCGTTCCGCAGCGGCTCGCTGCTGAGCAACTAA
- a CDS encoding lytic transglycosylase domain-containing protein, producing MSLKIIFSALACLSVCGAAQAADDCFNEAAAYQGVNPWVLRALAWYESKGDASAIRQNANGSIDVGQLQINSIHFDDLAREGVPHRALVDPCVNVYVAAWLLKQKMVKHGNTWRAIGAYHSETPKQRDAYARGIQKVLVAWGQLPSAR from the coding sequence ATGTCCTTGAAGATTATCTTCTCAGCACTTGCCTGCCTGTCGGTATGCGGCGCCGCGCAAGCAGCCGACGACTGCTTCAACGAAGCAGCGGCTTATCAGGGCGTGAATCCGTGGGTGCTGCGCGCACTCGCATGGTACGAATCGAAGGGTGACGCGAGCGCGATACGGCAGAACGCAAATGGCTCGATCGACGTGGGTCAGTTGCAGATCAACTCGATTCACTTCGACGACCTCGCGCGCGAAGGCGTTCCGCATCGCGCGCTGGTCGATCCGTGCGTGAACGTGTATGTGGCGGCCTGGCTGCTGAAACAGAAGATGGTCAAGCACGGCAATACGTGGCGCGCGATCGGCGCCTACCATTCGGAAACGCCGAAACAGCGCGACGCCTATGCGCGCGGAATTCAGAAGGTGCTGGTGGCATGGGGGCAGTTGCCGTCCGCGCGCTGA
- a CDS encoding ABC transporter substrate-binding protein: MKKLLAALTVALLATVSIGAHAKDWSTIRFGVDASYPPFESKGSDGKLVGFDIDLGNEICARLKAKCVWVENDFDGMIPALKAKKFDGVLSSMSMTPQRAEQIAFSNKLFNTPTRLVAKKGSGILPTADSLKGKTVGVEQGTIQETYAKTYWEAKGTKVVPYQNQDQVYADLLSGRLDAALQDAVQAEIGFLKTPRGAGFDFVGKNLDDPKILGNGAGIGMRKEDTDLKAKVDKAIADIIKDGTYKKLEKKYFDFDVYGG, translated from the coding sequence GTGAAAAAACTGCTAGCGGCTTTGACGGTTGCTCTGCTTGCTACCGTCTCGATTGGCGCACACGCTAAAGATTGGTCGACCATCCGTTTCGGCGTTGACGCCAGCTACCCCCCGTTTGAGTCGAAGGGCTCGGACGGCAAGCTCGTTGGCTTCGATATCGACCTCGGCAATGAAATCTGCGCGCGCCTGAAGGCCAAGTGCGTGTGGGTCGAAAACGACTTCGACGGCATGATCCCGGCCCTGAAGGCGAAGAAGTTCGACGGCGTGCTGTCGTCGATGTCCATGACGCCGCAACGCGCCGAGCAGATCGCTTTCTCGAACAAACTGTTCAACACCCCGACGCGCCTCGTGGCGAAGAAGGGTTCGGGCATCCTGCCGACGGCCGACTCGCTCAAGGGCAAGACGGTTGGCGTGGAACAAGGCACGATCCAGGAAACGTACGCGAAGACGTACTGGGAAGCGAAGGGCACGAAGGTCGTGCCGTATCAGAACCAGGATCAGGTCTACGCCGACTTGCTGTCGGGCCGTCTGGACGCAGCGCTGCAAGACGCAGTGCAAGCTGAAATCGGCTTCCTGAAGACGCCGCGCGGCGCCGGCTTCGACTTCGTCGGCAAGAACCTCGACGATCCGAAGATCCTCGGCAACGGCGCAGGCATCGGCATGCGCAAGGAAGACACCGATCTGAAAGCGAAGGTCGACAAGGCAATCGCCGACATCATCAAGGACGGTACGTACAAGAAGCTCGAGAAGAAATACTTCGACTTCGACGTGTACGGCGGCTAA
- the phnL gene encoding phosphonate C-P lyase system protein PhnL has translation MRSIETSTEARAAEHAFVDNAALMLRAVGIGKTFVLHGQGGVRIEALAGVSLEIERGECVVLVGPSGAGKSTLLRCLYGNYLATSGSIAIRDLGNDGRSLSITGAEPHDVLRLRRSVVGYVSQFLRVIPRVPTLTLVAEPLLSRGVPEDEARSRAAALLARLNVPERLWSLAPATFSGGEQQRVNIARGLIAEHPLLLLDEPTASLDADNRDVVADLIVEARERGAAIVGIFHDEDTRNKVATRRLELKPPLRH, from the coding sequence ATGCGATCCATTGAAACAAGCACTGAAGCGCGCGCCGCCGAGCACGCATTCGTCGACAACGCGGCGCTGATGCTGCGCGCGGTCGGCATTGGCAAGACCTTTGTGTTGCACGGCCAGGGCGGCGTGCGAATCGAAGCGCTGGCGGGCGTCTCGCTCGAAATCGAGCGAGGCGAATGCGTGGTGCTGGTCGGGCCGTCGGGTGCGGGCAAGAGCACACTGCTGCGCTGCCTGTACGGCAACTATCTGGCGACGAGCGGCTCGATTGCGATTCGCGACCTTGGAAACGACGGCAGGTCCCTATCGATCACCGGGGCTGAGCCGCACGACGTACTGCGCCTACGCCGAAGCGTGGTCGGTTACGTGAGCCAGTTTCTGCGCGTGATTCCGCGCGTGCCGACACTTACGCTCGTAGCCGAACCGCTGCTCTCGCGCGGCGTACCGGAAGACGAAGCACGCTCGCGCGCCGCTGCGCTACTCGCCAGATTGAACGTGCCTGAAAGACTGTGGTCGCTCGCGCCCGCCACGTTCTCAGGCGGCGAACAACAGCGCGTGAATATCGCGCGTGGTTTGATTGCCGAGCACCCGCTGCTTTTGCTCGACGAACCGACGGCCTCACTCGACGCCGACAACCGCGACGTGGTCGCCGACCTGATCGTCGAAGCACGCGAGCGCGGCGCGGCGATCGTCGGCATCTTTCACGACGAAGACACGCGCAACAAGGTCGCCACGCGCCGCCTGGAACTGAAGCCGCCGCTGCGTCACTGA
- a CDS encoding MetQ/NlpA family lipoprotein, protein MQRRTILQNLLAIAAFSLTATFAHADDKQLKIGTMSGPDAQIWSVVTKVAAREGLNVKVIEFNDYVQPNAALDAGDLDANGFQHQPFLDSQIKQRGYKIVNVGLTYVSPMGFYSKKLKSLKDLPEGAKVGIQNDPSNGNRALLLLQKYGVIKLKPGVGTNGVNATPLDVAENPKKIKLVELDAAQLPRALGDLDAASINTDYAVKAGLQPTKDAIAIEDLKGPYANLIAVREQDRNQPWVKKLVAAYESDEVRKYIDTQFKGAIIPAF, encoded by the coding sequence ATGCAACGCCGGACAATCCTCCAGAACCTGCTCGCCATCGCCGCCTTTTCGCTGACGGCCACGTTCGCGCACGCGGACGACAAACAACTCAAGATCGGCACGATGAGCGGCCCGGACGCGCAAATCTGGTCGGTCGTGACGAAAGTGGCGGCGCGCGAAGGTCTGAACGTCAAAGTCATCGAATTCAACGATTATGTGCAGCCGAACGCTGCGCTCGACGCGGGCGACCTCGACGCCAACGGCTTTCAGCACCAGCCGTTTCTCGACAGCCAGATCAAGCAGCGCGGCTACAAGATCGTCAACGTCGGCTTGACCTATGTGTCGCCAATGGGCTTCTATTCGAAGAAACTCAAGTCGCTCAAGGACTTGCCGGAAGGCGCGAAGGTCGGCATCCAGAACGACCCGTCCAACGGCAATCGCGCGCTGCTGCTTTTGCAGAAGTACGGTGTGATCAAGTTGAAGCCGGGCGTCGGCACGAACGGCGTGAACGCGACGCCGCTCGATGTCGCTGAAAATCCGAAGAAGATCAAGCTGGTGGAACTCGATGCCGCGCAATTGCCGCGTGCGCTCGGCGACCTCGACGCAGCTTCGATCAATACCGATTACGCGGTCAAGGCCGGCCTGCAACCGACCAAAGACGCAATCGCGATCGAAGACCTCAAAGGCCCGTACGCGAATCTGATCGCGGTGCGCGAGCAGGACCGCAATCAGCCGTGGGTGAAGAAGCTGGTGGCGGCGTACGAATCGGACGAAGTGCGCAAGTACATCGATACGCAATTCAAAGGCGCGATCATTCCGGCTTTCTGA
- a CDS encoding diguanylate cyclase, with amino-acid sequence MIRPGLTFKLSVLLACIGVLASGATGYYAYRANRTMLVNEAGRSLLTSTELLGQRFSASIDDVGSDALVLASMPSTADIAQTDDGVGPNAARERLAQVYSSFMVHHLEYLQIRLITRQHYGLELVRFDRDADGLVRVEGKNLQEKGQFAYVFDTLTFAPGRIYISPISVNHEYGSHAAQGKPTLRLGTPVSNAHGDVVGVVVIDIDLEALFKRLQSDLPSDYRVYLANEWGDFLVHPDASKTFGFDRGRRVLMQDSFSVTRPLFEQSQGEVLVDGLARPKQAAGQVLAFVRRPFGDLAGNRFIVLGLAKPLEDVLSGANLLGNSIVRMVLIFSVLALFLAILFARALTKPLHMLAHAATHLFAEHAMPTLPLNRTDEIGVLARCFDRLRREIKSQMDVLHAKQRELVHLATHDGLTGLPNRVLFMEKLESAIEEATRREEGLAVLFVDLDRFKQINDQFGHSVGDTVLAAVGRRLKQVLCSADLVARLGGDEFIVLIEGPRAAEAAPAIAARIMEALNEEVRVEGQNMTVGASIGISQFPDDSGTAEELLLNADAAMYAAKSGGRCAYMRYQDVLEARRREQVEAHAQAGEGATQGHEAEPTA; translated from the coding sequence ATGATACGCCCCGGGCTGACCTTCAAATTATCCGTGCTGCTCGCGTGCATCGGCGTGCTCGCGTCAGGCGCGACCGGCTATTACGCGTATCGTGCGAATCGCACGATGCTCGTGAACGAAGCCGGGCGCAGCCTGCTTACGTCGACGGAATTGCTGGGCCAGCGCTTTTCCGCCTCGATCGACGACGTCGGCTCCGACGCGCTGGTGCTCGCGAGCATGCCGTCCACGGCGGACATCGCGCAGACCGACGACGGCGTCGGCCCGAACGCGGCCCGCGAACGGCTGGCGCAGGTGTATTCCAGTTTCATGGTGCATCACCTCGAGTACCTGCAAATCCGCCTGATTACGCGCCAGCACTATGGGCTCGAACTGGTCCGCTTCGACCGCGACGCGGACGGCCTCGTGCGGGTCGAAGGGAAGAACCTGCAGGAGAAAGGTCAGTTTGCCTACGTATTCGACACGCTGACGTTTGCGCCGGGCCGCATTTACATTTCGCCGATCTCGGTGAACCATGAGTACGGCTCGCATGCAGCCCAGGGCAAGCCGACGCTGCGGCTCGGCACGCCTGTGTCGAACGCGCATGGCGACGTGGTGGGCGTCGTCGTGATCGATATCGATCTGGAGGCGCTGTTCAAACGGCTGCAAAGCGATTTGCCGAGCGACTATCGGGTCTACCTCGCCAACGAGTGGGGCGATTTCCTCGTTCATCCGGATGCCTCGAAAACTTTCGGCTTCGATCGGGGCCGGCGCGTGCTGATGCAGGACAGTTTCTCCGTCACGAGGCCGCTCTTCGAACAGTCGCAAGGCGAGGTGCTGGTGGACGGTCTTGCGCGGCCGAAGCAGGCCGCCGGCCAGGTACTCGCTTTCGTGCGCAGGCCTTTCGGTGATCTGGCGGGCAACCGCTTCATCGTGCTCGGTCTCGCCAAGCCGCTCGAAGACGTCCTGTCCGGCGCGAATCTGCTTGGCAACAGTATCGTGCGCATGGTGCTGATTTTCAGTGTGCTGGCGCTGTTCCTCGCCATTCTGTTCGCGCGCGCGCTGACCAAGCCGCTGCACATGCTCGCGCATGCGGCAACGCATCTGTTCGCCGAACACGCCATGCCTACGCTGCCGCTCAACCGGACCGACGAGATCGGCGTGCTGGCGCGCTGCTTCGACCGGCTGCGGCGCGAAATCAAATCGCAAATGGACGTGCTGCACGCCAAGCAACGTGAACTCGTGCATCTCGCCACGCATGACGGACTGACCGGACTGCCGAACCGCGTCCTGTTCATGGAGAAGCTCGAAAGCGCGATCGAGGAAGCAACGCGGCGAGAGGAAGGCCTCGCCGTGCTGTTCGTCGACCTCGACCGTTTCAAGCAGATCAACGACCAGTTCGGCCATTCCGTCGGCGACACGGTGCTCGCCGCGGTGGGGCGTCGCCTGAAGCAGGTGCTCTGTTCCGCGGACCTGGTGGCGCGTTTGGGTGGCGACGAGTTCATCGTGCTGATCGAAGGGCCGCGCGCGGCAGAGGCGGCGCCCGCGATCGCCGCGCGCATCATGGAGGCGCTGAACGAAGAGGTCCGGGTTGAAGGGCAGAACATGACGGTGGGCGCGAGCATCGGCATTAGCCAGTTTCCCGACGACAGCGGCACGGCGGAAGAATTGCTGCTCAACGCCGACGCGGCGATGTATGCGGCTAAATCCGGCGGACGTTGCGCGTATATGCGTTACCAGGATGTGCTCGAAGCGCGCCGGCGCGAGCAGGTCGAGGCGCACGCGCAGGCCGGCGAGGGCGCAACGCAAGGACACGAGGCCGAACCGACGGCCTGA
- a CDS encoding porin encodes MNKKVFAAATLAVFASAAHAQSSVTLYGLIDAGISYVNNSKTATGHDNLFKYDDGVAQGSRWGLRGTEDLGGGLKALFVLENGFNSGNGTLGQGGALFGRQAFVGLSQNGVGSLTFGRQYSFSTDYLGGNYSTGGQTVAGNYAYHINDVDQLTSSRINNAVKFSSANFAGLTFGAMYGFSNQAGAFAGAPATGTTAAPVAGSSRAYSFGLNYANGPFGVGAAYTDIRYPGQATPTFSTAMANVTTGTVRDLRTFGVGGRYSIGAATLWALYTNTRFEPISGSSTTFTAYEAGAKYAFTPALTAGAGYTYMHLSDASTGHWNQVDLSVDYALSKRTDVYALGIYQIAAGRNKGQDLQAQIGSSTSYFSTSGTGSDNQLAFRVGIRHKF; translated from the coding sequence TTGAACAAAAAAGTATTTGCCGCCGCTACTCTCGCCGTCTTCGCCTCCGCTGCTCACGCGCAAAGCAGTGTCACCCTGTACGGCCTGATCGACGCCGGTATCAGCTACGTGAACAACTCGAAGACCGCAACGGGCCACGACAACCTCTTCAAGTACGACGACGGCGTCGCACAAGGCAGCCGTTGGGGCCTGCGCGGCACGGAAGACCTGGGTGGCGGCCTGAAGGCGCTGTTCGTGTTGGAGAACGGATTTAACAGCGGCAACGGCACGCTCGGCCAGGGCGGCGCGCTGTTCGGCCGTCAGGCGTTTGTCGGTCTGTCGCAGAACGGCGTCGGCTCGCTGACGTTCGGCCGTCAGTACTCGTTTTCGACGGACTATCTGGGCGGCAACTACTCGACCGGCGGCCAGACCGTCGCGGGTAACTACGCTTACCACATCAACGACGTCGACCAGTTGACGTCGAGCCGTATCAACAACGCAGTCAAGTTCAGCAGCGCGAATTTCGCGGGCCTGACCTTCGGCGCGATGTACGGCTTCTCGAACCAGGCTGGCGCATTCGCCGGCGCGCCGGCAACCGGCACGACCGCTGCACCGGTCGCGGGTTCGTCGCGCGCTTACAGCTTCGGCTTGAACTACGCAAACGGCCCGTTCGGCGTTGGCGCGGCATACACGGACATCCGGTATCCGGGTCAGGCAACCCCGACGTTCTCGACGGCCATGGCCAACGTGACGACGGGCACGGTCCGCGATCTGCGCACGTTCGGCGTGGGCGGCCGTTACTCGATCGGCGCGGCGACGCTGTGGGCGTTGTATACGAACACGCGCTTCGAACCGATCTCGGGCAGCTCGACGACGTTCACCGCGTACGAAGCGGGCGCGAAGTACGCGTTCACGCCGGCACTGACGGCAGGCGCGGGCTACACGTACATGCACCTGAGCGACGCGAGCACCGGCCACTGGAACCAGGTGGACCTGAGCGTCGACTACGCGCTGAGCAAGCGTACGGACGTGTATGCACTGGGTATCTATCAGATCGCTGCCGGCCGCAACAAGGGCCAGGATCTGCAGGCGCAGATCGGTTCGAGCACGAGCTACTTCAGCACGTCGGGTACGGGTTCGGACAACCAGCTGGCGTTCCGCGTCGGTATCCGTCACAAGTTCTAA